In a genomic window of Styela clava chromosome 7, kaStyClav1.hap1.2, whole genome shotgun sequence:
- the LOC120327801 gene encoding protein FAM13B-like isoform X2 yields MDAVIGNMRTTIGTSVRKIFSNNPGNKNINTDKGLNNEQDVKMSLCQICETESCDVPFIVRDICKFISEKSIKLEGIFRVSAPVRQINELRDLYESNTNLKEDMLLNQEVTEVTGHAAAGLLKQFFRHLTEPLIHGEILQVFLDSKTISDKDFCEKVSRCMDKWPPPHRCTLTFLLTFLHTVAQESENRMSVNGLAVVFGPNVFRLPDGVEGLQAQAIANQTFDRLLSCSQILSKKQTPVLKKREPPPRPAPPAFRPLPPTPLEESLLSGETCEQKESEVSVEKPVPAVRTSIGSLNNDKKQALNINAMNQFEAMPYIDATPDTGVTNNPLDKSHIVPCNGSAAQPDAMPQKNFAMPQMTDVTTNYKMELPEKYGDTPQKTVVVPRTEAAPAFIDSTQISKNSSTSSEEIPEEILETSESIEEGKSENKAGDSRNILDNIIRQIIQTRLFNSTESSSVSDEADSALKTHDLLPATTAGRVAGPRNRRRPARTNRLLNNVHLEDDSGDDDAVAKATNTEQNKTDYDIAIESGNCEMSNLKSPQTIAVTSTSTSVALVMTPDSGCIVEDSDYPRNSSPIKSELARLDIGRSLSPVYIPKLDLRNSLDEEDMSKFKDSLLPSTGDIVPQLDLSSVTETVDNADDLKPLKKRELDAQKLSETSTPPKAAAKHAATKHGARKKKKRSSHNHQIHKISEVTPQASDCEVIDENCDETMEETRDKMLNVLRDNRRAAGRPFDVARMSFENLKDEKLSMQRELLKFESRHGRPTTKQSKQLMREVYDRYRAVKRLLAAGRAVDENENAIKHELEDSFLVTRPFPIGSSVGNNSCEDSDVTNEGLLDSPVSDILDQVHEMRGRRRKLRRILREFETERKAQGSNLERRVMRTEYDEYRSIKNKLRNLEIALAKKGVEIP; encoded by the exons GGTCAGCGCTCCAGTTCGGCAAATAAATGAACTGAGGGATTTATACGAGTCAAATACAAACCTAAAAGAGGATATGCTACTCAACCAGGAAGTTACTGAGGTCACAGGTCATGCTGCGGCGGGATTGTTGAAGCAATTTTTCAGGCACCTCACAGAACCGCTCATCCATGGAGAAATTCTTCAGGTTTTTCTCGATAGTAAGACTATCTCCGACAAAGATTTCTGCGAAAAAGTCAG TCGCTGCATGGACAAATGGCCGCCGCCTCATAGATGCACTTTGACGTTCCTGCTAACGTTTCTCCACACTGTGGCACAAGAGAGTGAGAATAGGATGAGTGTCAATGGACTTGCAGTCGTGTTTGGCCCGAATGTTTTCAGATTACCTGATGGGGTAGAAGGACTGCAAGCCCAGGCTATTGCTAATCAGACTTTTGACAG gTTGCTTTCATGCAGTCAAATTTTGTCGAAAAAACAGACACCGGTTCTCAAGAAACGTGAACCTCCTCCCCGGCCTGCCCCGCCCGCTTTTCGTCCTTTACCCCCCACTCCACTTGAAGAATCTTTATTAAGTGGGGAAACTTGTGAGCAAAAAGAATCAGAAGTTTCAGTTGAAAAACCAGTTCCCGCAGTTCGTACTTCAATCGGAAGCCTTAACAATGACAAAAAGCAAGCTTTGAATATAAATGCCATGAATCAATTTGAAGCCATGCCTTATATTGATGCCACACCAGACACTGGCGTTACAAATAATCCTTTGGACAAATCTCACATTGTGCCTTGCAATGGTAGCGCTGCACAACCAGATGCCATGCcacaaaaaaattttgccaTGCCACAAATGACTGATGTCACAACAAATTACAAAATGGAGTTGCCAGAAAAATATGGTGACACGCCACAAAAAACAGTGGTTGTGCCACGTACTGAAGCCGCACCAGCATTTATTGATTCCACGCAAATCTCTAAAAATTCATCAACATCATCAGAAGAAATTCCAGAAGAAATCTTGGAAACTTCAGAATCAATCGAGGAAGGGAAGAGTGAAAACAAAGCCGG GGATTCACGTAACATTCTCGACAACATCATTCGACAAATAATACAAACAAGGTTATTTAATAGTACCGAGTCATCATCTGTCAGCGATGAAGCCGATTCGGCATTAAAAACCCATGATCTGTTGCCAGCGACAACTGCAGGAAGAGTTGCTGGCCCAAGAAATCGCCGACGTCCCGCTCGAACAAATCGACTTTTGAATAATGTACACCTAGAGGACGACAGTGGCGATGATGATGCTGTTGCCAAGGCAACAAACACAGAACAAAATAAAACCGATTATGACATCGCTATTGAATCAGGGAATTGTGAAatgtcaaatttgaaaagtccacAAACTATCGCTGTCACTTCAACTTCGACCTCTGTTGCTCTGGTGATGACCCCTGATTCAGGATGTATCGTTGAAGATTCAGATTACCCTCGGAACTCGAGTCCTATCAAATCTGAACTGGCAAGGCTTGATATTGGTCGAAGTTTAAGCCCGGTTTATATTCCTAAATTGGATTTACGTAATTCACTGGATGAGGAGGATATGTCTAAG TTCAAAGACTCCCTGCTGCCATCTACTGGTGACATTGTTCCACAGCTTGACCTATCTTCGGTGACAGAAACAGTCGACAATGCAGACGATCTCAAACCTTTAAAAAAGAGGGAGCTAGACGCACAAAAATTATCCGAGACCAGTACACCACCTAAGGCAGCCGCTAAGCATGCCGCTACGAAACATGGTGcaagaaaaaagaagaaaaggtCTTCCCATAACCATCAG ATTCACAAGATATCGGAAGTTACACCACAAGCTAGTGATTGTGAAGTCATAGATGAGAATTGTGATGAAACAATGGAAGAAACAAGAGATAAAATGTTAAACGTTCTTCGAGACAACAGACGTGCCGCAG GTCGACCGTTTGACGTCGCAAGGATGAGTTTTGAGAACTTGAAAGACGAGAAATTGTCGATGCAACGAGAATTATTAAAGTTTGAATCAAGGCATGGTCGACCAACCACTAAGCAATCAAAACAACTCATGCGTGAAGTGTACGATAGGTATCGTGCCGTGAAGAGACTCCTGGCAGCCGGTCGAGCAGTGGATGAG AATGAAAACGCAATAAAGCATGAATTGGAAGATTCATTCTTGGTTACACGACCTTTCCCCATCGGATCTTCGGTCGGGAATAATTCCTGCGAGGATAGCGACGTCACTAATGAAGG GCTCCTGGATTCCCCAGTTTCTGATATTCTTGATCAAGTTCATGAGATGAGAGGGAGGAGAAGAAAGCTGAGAAGAATTCTGAGAGAATTTGAGACTGAACGAAAGGCCCAGGGTTCGAATCTTGAGAGAAGAGTGATGAGAACTGAGTATGACGAGTATAGAAGTATTAAAAACAAACTAAGAAATTTAGAAATTGCTCTAGCGAAAAAGGGGGTAGAAATACCATGA
- the LOC120327801 gene encoding protein FAM13B-like isoform X1 — MDAVIGNMRTTIGTSVRKIFSNNPGNKNINTDKGLNNEQDVKMSLCQICETESCDVPFIVRDICKFISEKSIKLEGIFRVSAPVRQINELRDLYESNTNLKEDMLLNQEVTEVTGHAAAGLLKQFFRHLTEPLIHGEILQVFLDSKTISDKDFCEKVSRCMDKWPPPHRCTLTFLLTFLHTVAQESENRMSVNGLAVVFGPNVFRLPDGVEGLQAQAIANQTFDRLLSCSQILSKKQTPVLKKREPPPRPAPPAFRPLPPTPLEESLLSGETCEQKESEVSVEKPVPAVRTSIGSLNNDKKQALNINAMNQFEAMPYIDATPDTGVTNNPLDKSHIVPCNGSAAQPDAMPQKNFAMPQMTDVTTNYKMELPEKYGDTPQKTVVVPRTEAAPAFIDSTQISKNSSTSSEEIPEEILETSESIEEGKSENKAGDSRNILDNIIRQIIQTRLFNSTESSSVSDEADSALKTHDLLPATTAGRVAGPRNRRRPARTNRLLNNVHLEDDSGDDDAVAKATNTEQNKTDYDIAIESGNCEMSNLKSPQTIAVTSTSTSVALVMTPDSGCIVEDSDYPRNSSPIKSELARLDIGRSLSPVYIPKLDLRNSLDEEDMSKFKDSLLPSTGDIVPQLDLSSVTETVDNADDLKPLKKRELDAQKLSETSTPPKAAAKHAATKHGARKKKKRSSHNHQKIHKISEVTPQASDCEVIDENCDETMEETRDKMLNVLRDNRRAAGRPFDVARMSFENLKDEKLSMQRELLKFESRHGRPTTKQSKQLMREVYDRYRAVKRLLAAGRAVDENENAIKHELEDSFLVTRPFPIGSSVGNNSCEDSDVTNEGLLDSPVSDILDQVHEMRGRRRKLRRILREFETERKAQGSNLERRVMRTEYDEYRSIKNKLRNLEIALAKKGVEIP, encoded by the exons GGTCAGCGCTCCAGTTCGGCAAATAAATGAACTGAGGGATTTATACGAGTCAAATACAAACCTAAAAGAGGATATGCTACTCAACCAGGAAGTTACTGAGGTCACAGGTCATGCTGCGGCGGGATTGTTGAAGCAATTTTTCAGGCACCTCACAGAACCGCTCATCCATGGAGAAATTCTTCAGGTTTTTCTCGATAGTAAGACTATCTCCGACAAAGATTTCTGCGAAAAAGTCAG TCGCTGCATGGACAAATGGCCGCCGCCTCATAGATGCACTTTGACGTTCCTGCTAACGTTTCTCCACACTGTGGCACAAGAGAGTGAGAATAGGATGAGTGTCAATGGACTTGCAGTCGTGTTTGGCCCGAATGTTTTCAGATTACCTGATGGGGTAGAAGGACTGCAAGCCCAGGCTATTGCTAATCAGACTTTTGACAG gTTGCTTTCATGCAGTCAAATTTTGTCGAAAAAACAGACACCGGTTCTCAAGAAACGTGAACCTCCTCCCCGGCCTGCCCCGCCCGCTTTTCGTCCTTTACCCCCCACTCCACTTGAAGAATCTTTATTAAGTGGGGAAACTTGTGAGCAAAAAGAATCAGAAGTTTCAGTTGAAAAACCAGTTCCCGCAGTTCGTACTTCAATCGGAAGCCTTAACAATGACAAAAAGCAAGCTTTGAATATAAATGCCATGAATCAATTTGAAGCCATGCCTTATATTGATGCCACACCAGACACTGGCGTTACAAATAATCCTTTGGACAAATCTCACATTGTGCCTTGCAATGGTAGCGCTGCACAACCAGATGCCATGCcacaaaaaaattttgccaTGCCACAAATGACTGATGTCACAACAAATTACAAAATGGAGTTGCCAGAAAAATATGGTGACACGCCACAAAAAACAGTGGTTGTGCCACGTACTGAAGCCGCACCAGCATTTATTGATTCCACGCAAATCTCTAAAAATTCATCAACATCATCAGAAGAAATTCCAGAAGAAATCTTGGAAACTTCAGAATCAATCGAGGAAGGGAAGAGTGAAAACAAAGCCGG GGATTCACGTAACATTCTCGACAACATCATTCGACAAATAATACAAACAAGGTTATTTAATAGTACCGAGTCATCATCTGTCAGCGATGAAGCCGATTCGGCATTAAAAACCCATGATCTGTTGCCAGCGACAACTGCAGGAAGAGTTGCTGGCCCAAGAAATCGCCGACGTCCCGCTCGAACAAATCGACTTTTGAATAATGTACACCTAGAGGACGACAGTGGCGATGATGATGCTGTTGCCAAGGCAACAAACACAGAACAAAATAAAACCGATTATGACATCGCTATTGAATCAGGGAATTGTGAAatgtcaaatttgaaaagtccacAAACTATCGCTGTCACTTCAACTTCGACCTCTGTTGCTCTGGTGATGACCCCTGATTCAGGATGTATCGTTGAAGATTCAGATTACCCTCGGAACTCGAGTCCTATCAAATCTGAACTGGCAAGGCTTGATATTGGTCGAAGTTTAAGCCCGGTTTATATTCCTAAATTGGATTTACGTAATTCACTGGATGAGGAGGATATGTCTAAG TTCAAAGACTCCCTGCTGCCATCTACTGGTGACATTGTTCCACAGCTTGACCTATCTTCGGTGACAGAAACAGTCGACAATGCAGACGATCTCAAACCTTTAAAAAAGAGGGAGCTAGACGCACAAAAATTATCCGAGACCAGTACACCACCTAAGGCAGCCGCTAAGCATGCCGCTACGAAACATGGTGcaagaaaaaagaagaaaaggtCTTCCCATAACCATCAG AAGATTCACAAGATATCGGAAGTTACACCACAAGCTAGTGATTGTGAAGTCATAGATGAGAATTGTGATGAAACAATGGAAGAAACAAGAGATAAAATGTTAAACGTTCTTCGAGACAACAGACGTGCCGCAG GTCGACCGTTTGACGTCGCAAGGATGAGTTTTGAGAACTTGAAAGACGAGAAATTGTCGATGCAACGAGAATTATTAAAGTTTGAATCAAGGCATGGTCGACCAACCACTAAGCAATCAAAACAACTCATGCGTGAAGTGTACGATAGGTATCGTGCCGTGAAGAGACTCCTGGCAGCCGGTCGAGCAGTGGATGAG AATGAAAACGCAATAAAGCATGAATTGGAAGATTCATTCTTGGTTACACGACCTTTCCCCATCGGATCTTCGGTCGGGAATAATTCCTGCGAGGATAGCGACGTCACTAATGAAGG GCTCCTGGATTCCCCAGTTTCTGATATTCTTGATCAAGTTCATGAGATGAGAGGGAGGAGAAGAAAGCTGAGAAGAATTCTGAGAGAATTTGAGACTGAACGAAAGGCCCAGGGTTCGAATCTTGAGAGAAGAGTGATGAGAACTGAGTATGACGAGTATAGAAGTATTAAAAACAAACTAAGAAATTTAGAAATTGCTCTAGCGAAAAAGGGGGTAGAAATACCATGA